A window of Macrotis lagotis isolate mMagLag1 chromosome 1, bilby.v1.9.chrom.fasta, whole genome shotgun sequence genomic DNA:
TCATGTATCACAATGGAACAATGATATCACACTGGGCTTCATGGAGTAgagaatgtatttatttatgttccTTGAATGTGACGCTATGGATCATCAGTGACAGTGGCAGGGATCATGGGAATAGTAAGGaaaagggatgggggaagagagGTTAGGGGTCCAAGTGAAATAGAAAACAGATGGATAGATGAGAGGTTAGGGGTCCAGCTATAATAAGAAACAGAGGGATGGGGGGAGTTGAATGGGGAGTTGAGGAATTTAGCTATAACAGAAAACAGGAATAGATAAGGAGTTTAGAGATCTAGCAATAATGGAAAACAGGGAGGGGTAAGGAGGTTAAGGGCACTGCTGTAATTAGAAACAGGGGTATAGATAAGGAAGTTAGGGAACTCATCCAAAATAACAGCATTTTATAGTATATACTATTTGCTAGGTATTGGGGAACAAAGGCAAAAAGAGAGAGTAACTGTACTCAAGTGGGCCAGTTTGTGAGATATAGAGATGGGAAGGAGACTGGttatgattgtgtgtgtgtgtgtgtgtgtgtgtgttcattgcTATCTATAATTGAAAAcccaagaagaaagaaaggagaagagagattaAGGAACCATTTAGCACAGGAATTGGTGGACTATGGGGTCAGAAGGAGGTCAAAGGTCTTGTGCCATACCCAGGATATATTAGCACATATTGCCTTTCCCTCTTTCTATAAGGTTCCCACCAATGACCTTGTTCTTTTCCCTAGGCAATACCTACGACCGATCCATTGTGGTGGATGGAGAAGAGGCTTCCCTCATGGTGTTTGATATCTGGGAACAGGTAAAACTCCAAACCAAGAAGGGGAGGTCAGGGGTAGCTAGTAAGAAAGATGGATCTGATTGGCTGCTGGGGGAATGGTGCTTATGACTATGCAGGTTGTAATACATATGGTCATCATATCTCTGAGACCTGAACTTAGGaccacagaattttagaactggaaggacttTTGAGTTCACCTAGTCCCCCTAttccctcatttcatagataaggaaattgatgcCCAGAAAGAAGTCATGATAGTGCTGAGCCAAGTATTTTTTGCATTAAGTCATACCAATTTATAGAATCCTGAATTATTTCAGTgttccatttttccccttctttctctcctcatggtcctcccctcctccctccaggCATTTGAAtttaaggggaggggggaaggctTGTTTTCAAAGTTTAAACATTTCCAGGACCAAGGGGAAAGAGTAGTTTACTGCTGCATTAGTTCCCCCTTGGGATCCCCAAGATTCGCTTTCACTTTGCCTTAAACAAATCCTGAAGCAGGACTTTCTATGAACCATGGAGAAGCCCTCCTCACATTAGTTCTCaacacttccctccctcctttttttgtcCTATTTTCCTCAACCCACCTTCAGAGACTGATGCTATTGGCTAAAATTGATGATAAGTATTTGAAAGGTGGCAAGAAGGACCAAAAGAACTAGCTCCTCGTGCCACTGAACAATTCACTTTGGTGCTGTTTCCTCCTCTGCCAAATAAGGGAGATATAATTTCTAGCTTTTATAACTTATATGATTCTTCAACTTAGTGCTTTGAAACCACATTGCACTTTTGTATACATGACATCAAAGTATAAGAACTCTGGATTTGGAAGCaggagccctgggttcaaatgccagctctgccacttatttAACTGTGtcaccctaggcaagtctctcccctcctctgatcctcagttttcacatctataaaataacaataattctgCTTGCTCTAACTACTTCAGAGTTGTTCTAAGGAGAATATTTTGTAAAGCTAGAGATGAATCATTCCTAACCAGGACCCTAAGATAAGTAGTTCAAGTAGAattacccccattttaaagatgaagaagccAAAGATCAGAGAGCAAAAGTGACTCAGATAGCAAGGTGATAGAATCAGGATAGAACAAAGACTCCTGAATTCTTCTAACTAGATGATTTCTTAGCTACTTGAAGACAATAACTGGGTCTTATCTAAATTGCTTGCACAAAGCAGATACTTTCAAAAGTGTATTATCTCTTATAGCTTGAGACATTTTGTGTTCTAACATTCtgtcttctaaggtcccttccagttctaacattctgtgattagAGATAAGCCtgttatttgaaaagaaaaacagaacttgTTGCTCATCCTCCTTCCCTGGCAGCCTGAGAGAAATTCCATGGTCTCATAGAAGCTAAGGAAGGAGCGGCTAGGTCAAGGGCAGCAAGGGAGTTGATTCGATGACCTAAAGGGTGAATTTTCTCCCGTTAGGATGAGAGTCAGTGGCTGTCCAATCATTGCATGAAGATGGGTGATGCCTATGTAATTGTGTACTCAGTCACTGATAAAGTCAGTTTTGAGAAGGCCTCAGAGTTGCGCATTCAGCTTCGGCGTGCCCGTCAATCAGAGGATATCCCCATCATCCTTGTGGGCAACAAGAGTGACCTGGTCCGCTCCCGAGAGGTCTCTGTGGATGGTAAGTCTATGACCCTAGGAGGAGAGGCCCCAATTCTGGGATTCAAACCCCAGCAATTGCATGGTTAAAAGACAGTGACACCCCCCCCttcctccgcccccccccccccccgggaccCGCCAAGTTTCTAAATATAAGACAGAAAAATGCTGGCTGAAGTCAGCCTGCCTTTCTCGGCACGTCAGTTCAGAACAGTACTCTGTGGGAGGTTGAGGGcttggtggggatggggggaaccAGAGGAAgacttgggggggtgggggggtggagtcCAGGAGAGAATAGGTCTAATAGGGAGCCAAGGCAAAGCAGAGGGTGACTTAGTTTGATAAGCCTCATAGGATAGCTTCCTCTGAGAAGACATAAAGTTAGAGCTATAAGAGTTCATCTAATGCAACTCCttcctttgacagatgaggaaactgaggccgtagacagttaagtgacttgaccaaagatACAAATGCAATAAGTCTCAGAGttgagacttgaatccaggtcttctgttGTTAGAAGCCAGTATTCATTCTCTGAGCTTGGGGGTACAAAGACATATAATACAGACCTGGGTACTCTAAAGGAGTTTGCAtgcagtctaatggggagaaagGCATGTATACAAACATCCACAAAACAAAGAAGAGGGAGATAATGACAAGAACCCCAGTGTCCACCTCCACCCCCCCTTTCTCACACTAGCTCTAGTAGGTTCTCAGTCCCTATAtagttatttacattttattagcACTATTTCTAAAGCTACTCAGAAAATGGAAATCAttttacttgcccaaggtcatgcattTAGGAAATGGCAGCATTGCTGAGTCTTGAACCCAACTTTAACATATTCATTCCTAGTCTTTTTATTTATACTATTAGgtagatgagagagaaagagaaatagagacaaatggacagaaagagaaacagagatagagagacagacataaaGAGATACAGATAGAAAGACAATCACAGACAGAATGAGAGAaacaggggacagctaggtggtgcaatggatagagcaccagccctaaagtcaggagggcctgagttcaaatatgagctcagacatttaataattacctagctgtgtgaccttgggcaagtcacttaaccccattgccttgccaaaaaaagctaaaaaatgaaagagacagAGTCAAACAGAGATagtcacagagagacagagatagggatTGTCACAGAAAGATAgaatgagagaaacagagagatagatgtAAAGAGATtatgagagagacaaagaaatagagacagagagacagagatcaaGACTGAAACTGAGAAAGTTTCAGAGAGAAAGacatagagaaagacagagacagagtacTCAGGACCACCTTCCCTGTTCATTATTACCAGAAGTTATTGGAGCCAATCCAATAGAACCCCAAATGTCTCAACCTCAGACAGACAAATGAAAATACCCTGCaaatttaaagcattatataaatgctagttaataataattaattttcactaataattagtaataattaataatttattattttattattacaagGGTAAGAGGGACTGTGTAGATCCCTCTGTGAAAGCtagaaatttcttaaaatttgagTAGCTCTGAGCAAGAAGAAATTTAGGGCTTCAGGGGAACAGTGGTGTCATTTATTTATGGGCTTCTGTCAGCACTTTGTGACTTCTGCATTTGTTAGATAAAAGACTTTTCTATAACTTCCCCCATGCCCAAATTCAAAGTTATGAGAAACCTGAAGAGCAAGACTTCACTTTCTCCTGGATGTAGGATGGTCAGGATATAAGGTATTCCTCTGGGCCAGCCAGGGCATAGATTGTGCGTGAAAGGAAGAATCTGGGGTAGTTAGCTTCTAGTAGGGTAGAAGGTGAGAAGAAACTTCTAACCTCTGACATCACCTTGGAGGAAGGAAGACTTGCTTCTCCTGATTCTCTCTGTGTTGGCCTGCCCTTCTTGGCCTTTCAGTCTGGGATTCCCCCCATGAAGTACCCCATGCCTCCTAGGCTGAATGGAGCCAGGGCATACTCCTGGGCTCAGGATATTCCATTCTCTTACCATTCACTTCCATGATGACTGCAAGTTCAATAAAACTATCAGTGGTCTTAAAAACAAGTGACCTAGTTTTGATCCCTTGATCTGACTCTTAACTGCCTGTGTCACtaaataataagtaaataatCCTGACTTTATAGAAATAATTTGAGAATTTCATAGTAgtgaagaattctgaaaagtataagatattataaaaatgtaaagaatcaTTTTGgattattcaatcaatcaataaacatttattaaggcaaatgtcagcccctgccctcaagaagcttacattttgaCTTGCTTGAGTTGAGGtgaggggaagaagagggggaagTAGAAGCAATCCCAACCCTATAGCACTCTTCTGAGGGAGTCTTCTCTTAGAAGTCACattgactttatttctcataaagatCCCAAAGCTATGCTCGCTCACTTGGTTCTAACCAAGGCTATAAACATAGAGCTGGAAAACATAGGAGATTGGAACAAAATATTAGAGCCATAAGTTTGTTTTATctcaaccttagtttcctcatctgtaaaatgaaggggtagaACTAAATGATCATTATTGATCCCACTGGTCACTAAGATCCCTTATctctatgtatattattttctaagtTTCCCTCCTGTTCTAACAttttacaggaagtctttctcaaCCCCTCtttattctagtgccttcccttagttaattatttcctatttattctgtatgtagCTTATACATATTTACTTGTCTCCCAATCAGACTGAGTACCTTGTGAGTAGGGatgatcttttctctttctttatcacTCAGCAAAGCACTTAGGACAGTGCCAGGTAcctaatagacatttaataaatgcttattaactaacTGACTGATTGGTTCTATACTTTGGAGATCTATTTGAATCCTTACATTATAGATAAGGAGACAGAAGTAAAGGGGAAGTGATCTGCCCAGTCACCCAGCCTAGCTGATAATAAGGATGTTGGACTAGGCTTCTTTAGAGAAGTCTGATAGTCCCTCACCCCCATGACCCCTTGCCCCCTCACCCACCACCTTATCCTTTTTTCTGATTCCCCCTTCCTCATTGCTTCTTGTTTTCCTCTGGGATCCACAGAGGGCCGTGCCTGTGCTGTCGTGTTTGACTGCAAGTTCATTGAGACATCGGCTGCCCTTCATCACAACGTGCAGGACCTGTTTGAGGGCATCGTCCGGCAGATCCGGCTCAGGAAGGACAGCAAAGAAGACAATGCCCGGCGGATGGCCAACACCAAGAGGCGAGAGAGCATTGGCAAGAAAGCAAAGCGCTTCCTAGGCCGAATTGTGGccaagaacaacaaaaagatgGCTTTCAAGGCCAAATCCAAATCATGCCATGATCTCTCTGTGCTCTAGGCAGAACTgttatgggggaagggggaagggcaGCACCCCAAGGGGCGGCATAGAGGTATTCTTGATAGGCACAGGGCCCCTATCCATGGTATAGTGGAATGAGTGCTAGATTTGAAATCctaggacctggattcaaatcctaggaCTCTGCCACTAACTGTGAGGTCTTGGATAAGTTACTACCCCaatttgggactcagtttcttcatctacaaaataagggaattggacaACTTGAAAATCCCTGCCAGTTTGAAATCCATGATGCCTTAAGATTCACCAATGATTCTGGGAAGCAAGGCTGGAGTGACTGAAATAGGAGACTGGAAACCAAAAGCAGCTGGAGCTCTAGCCCTTGCCCCTAGGGGCCTCCTTCCAACCAAAAGGTCAGATCCTCTGACCTAGCTGGGGTGCCTGTGCTACAGATGGACATGGAGAGGATGGCTCATCGGATATGACTGCACTGTCCCAAGTCATCCCTTGAAAGAGGCCCTAGGACCTGGGTACGCAGGCCCGTACTTGTACTTGTTTCAGACCCCTGTGGGGACAGTTGAAACCACATCCCAGTGGGAGAAAAtaaatggggagggaagggggagattAGTTGACTATTTTATGCAGTAAGTTAATATTGCACTTCCATTTAGGTTGtttgatgaatttattatttgtttacaTGCAGACTTTTATAATAAAGGATTATTTCCTGTAAGAGTTCTTTCCCagacacattattttcttcagaaccCTTTCCCCTCTGTTCTGTATTTGGTAGGCTATGCTAGCTGCAGGAAGAGCAAAGGAGATTCAGGTTCCTGGTAACTAGTACCAGCTAGGTCATAATCCTCTGTCTGTCTTTGGGCTAATCACTTCTATTCCCTGGGTCTCGGTTTCCCCAATTCCagaaaatgagatggttggactAGATTCTTAAGACTCTTGGCATTTTATGCTCAAGGGTCTCTTCCCACTCTGAAATCCATTCATCCTTGGTATGTTCTTCCAcctttccacatttataaaatggaataaaataatctctatctccctcactgtggaaaaaaaatgctgaattttgagtcacaaaacctgggttcaaaactcaggtcttctgctTGTTATTtgtggacctcaattttctccttgGTTCAAGAGGAAAAAggtattttttaatattccatgttctaagaaCCTTCTCTGATGGTTTGTGTTCTAAAGTTCCTTTTAGTTCAACCAGTTCATGTTTCAAGATTTGttccaattctaacattctatattctaggaCAAGACTGTCCAacattactttttaaagtttttattgatacAATGGGCAAAATATATTGATTccccattttagtgagagctctgcccTGACTCGGCTTCATTTACTAGAGCATTTAATAAACCCAGAGGGAGCCACATAAAATCTTACTGtaggctgcattttggacagctctgTTTGGGGCTGGAAGAACTAtaatcttcagcatttttggtGGGGTTGGATTTTAGCTTGTACCAGGATCAGCTCAGAATGGAAGCCTTTAGCTTTGTTAGAGGCAGTTCTTATAGGTTGATCTGTATATAGACTGCCCCATGGGAAACCATTCAGTTAGACTGTTTTCACTCCATAAGAACAGACATCTAGCTGaaccagatgagcagaaccagaagaacattgtacaccctaacagcaacatggggcgataatggacttgctcattccatcagtataacaatcagggacaattttaggggatctatgatggagaatatcaactgtatccaaagaaagaattgtaggatttaaacaaagaccaaagactttaatttaagacctttaatttttttttaaaagggtatcttgttatgtaattatgctatcccttatattttaatttttcccttaaggatatgatttgtctctcaacacattcaaaattttgatcaatgtatagcatggaaacagtaTAAAGACtttcaaactgccttctgtgggaggtggggggtgaggggagggaagtgagattgggggaaaattcaaaaaacaatttaaaaaaaagaataggtatcTAGAGAAATGTCAGACTAATCCAGCACTGGGGGGTTGTCAGCAGAAGTTGGGATCCCTTCCTGGACTCCCCCAAAGCCAGAGATAGAAGGGGGCCACTAGAGATTTGCCCTAGAAAAGCAGTCTTCACCCTGGATTTGACCCTGAGTTTTTCTTTGCCTGGCCCTGACTTCAGGGACTGGTCTTAGTTCCTTCTCTTTAGCCATATTGGAACTCTCTCAGTATCCCAGGATAGGTTCCTCCTTTGGCTGCACCCCTAATCCACCCCTGTCCCTACGGTCTTATTATATTCTTTCCATCAATCATTTGTTCTGGGACTGGTTTTCCCTGGGTCATACCCTTAGCCAGCCTCCCATGCTCCAACCCCAACCTCCTCCTTCCCTTACCCCAGTCACAGAAATTGCTGGGTATATCCCTGAACTTGAACCTGATTCTGCAGGTTGGAGGCTCCCTGCCTCTGGTTGTGGATTACAGCACTCTGTCTCTTCAGGGGGGCAGGCTCTATTACCCTTCAGGGGGACTTGTTTTCCATCTGAACCCTCAACCCTTTCCCTGCCTGACCCTTGAATCCTCAGAGATGGGAACAGATTGGGAAGGAGgaatgggaagaggagagggaggaggagaggactCACCTTTTATCACTTTGGGGGGAACTCTAGGCTAGAGACTTTGCCCTGGCTTGAGGGGAGCAGGAAGTAGAAGGTGGGGTGGTTGAGGAAGGAAATGGGGGTGGAGAACGTCTGCTAAAGGCATACTAAAGTTTTCAGTTACCCTGACATGCTacatctccctcccctcctccacccTCTCCCCCTCACTGTGACTTCAGGACCatattctccccttctctctcccaacTTGGCCTTATCCCCTCCCCCACAGTCATTCAGAGCCAGGCCCTCAGGGGGTCCAGAGTGTGCTGGGGAGTGTGAGAAAAGGCAGGGACAACTTGTGCTAACCACTTTCTAATTAAATCGTGGTAAGGACAACTTGGTCTGACTTCAATTCTGTAGGGACCACCCAGGAAGACAGCCTGTAGTGTAGtggaaaaaatgatgaatttgagtcacagggcctgggttcaaatctcagttcttctGCTTATTATTtgtggacctcaattttctccttgGTCCAATTAGATAATCTCTGTCAGGAGCCTTTCATCTCTGAATCCTATAATCCTGTGAAAAATTGTTGATGGCCATAAAGATAAAGTTAGAAAAGAGAACAGGCAACAGTGACTGTTTCTTTGGGGTAAAAGCTTAGGGAAGGAATGAGcctcctgaagattttttctttctttttttttttggaggggggtagGGAGGAGTTCAGTCAGCCTCAGTGAGGACTCCCTTAGTCTCATTACTCCTGAATATGGAGGAGGATCAAGAAAAGCTGTCATGTAGAAGTTGATACTGAAGTttgcatttgggggggggggttgcaaggcaaatggagttaagtggcttgcccaaggccacacagctaggtaattattaagtgtctgaggtgggatttgaactcaggtactcctgactccagtacaggtgctctatccactgcgccacctagccacccctgaagtttacattttaatggaataAAGATTCTATGAGGTTAAGGTAAAAAGAGAGTGCATTCATAAGTTgcccctattttgcagatgaagaaattgcaaGGCTCAGAGACTGAAAGAAACTTGTTCATAATAAATAGGAAagccaagattcaaattcaggacctcttttttattttatttatttatttattttgaattttacaatttttcccctgatctcacttccctcccccccactccccacagaaggcagtctgttagtctttagatgtttccatgctatacattgatctaagttgaattgatgagagagaaatcatatccttaagggaaaaaaatacagtataagagatagcaaaattatataataagaaaatggTGGGTTTTTTTATAGCTAAagaaaatagtctttggtctttgtctaaactccacaattctttctctggatacatatggtattctccattgcagagagccccaaagtGTCCCTgatgt
This region includes:
- the RRAD gene encoding GTP-binding protein RAD encodes the protein MTLNRGAQRRCGDRRRGSTPFLNQQHLHRRSMPVDERDLQAALPGGPLGQLPSLGRRPSGGPREATDCWASGSSDSISSSGSEADGHLYKVILLGERGVGKTSLARIFGGVEDGPEAEAAGNTYDRSIVVDGEEASLMVFDIWEQDESQWLSNHCMKMGDAYVIVYSVTDKVSFEKASELRIQLRRARQSEDIPIILVGNKSDLVRSREVSVDEGRACAVVFDCKFIETSAALHHNVQDLFEGIVRQIRLRKDSKEDNARRMANTKRRESIGKKAKRFLGRIVAKNNKKMAFKAKSKSCHDLSVL